Proteins encoded together in one Planctopirus ephydatiae window:
- the ribA gene encoding GTP cyclohydrolase II: MDTGQPIEGLSTIDEAIAALKNGRIIIVIDDEERENEGDFVCAAESITPEMVTFMLRYGAGVLCVPLTKEAADRQGLVPIVDSSQNDAPNHTLFLTPVDHRHAGSGVSSENRAMTIRAMADPKSSRHDFVRPGHINPLLAKEGGVLRRSGHTEATVDLMKIAGLEPVGVLIEILSESGQGMAALPELRQLAARHSMPIISIEQIIRYRRLREQLVSREAEVPLNTREYGQFKVIAYRVEHDDQQPLALVWGDLASATNPLVRVHSSCFTGDVLDSLRCDCGDQLHLAMRMINSAGAGAVIYLPQEGRGIGLTAKLKAYMLQDEGYDTVEANHKLGFKSDSRDYMIGLQILKDLGLSSIRLLTNNPKKMQAFPAFDLDVVEQVPIIAPDDENRRHYMATKRDKMGHLLPAEIVVQSSPDENAPQ; this comes from the coding sequence ATGGATACAGGTCAGCCAATCGAAGGACTGAGCACTATTGATGAAGCCATTGCGGCTCTCAAAAATGGTCGCATCATTATTGTGATCGATGACGAAGAGCGGGAAAACGAAGGTGATTTCGTTTGTGCTGCCGAATCGATCACACCAGAAATGGTCACCTTCATGCTCAGGTACGGAGCCGGAGTTCTTTGTGTTCCCTTAACGAAAGAAGCGGCCGATCGACAAGGTCTGGTTCCGATTGTGGACAGCTCACAGAATGATGCTCCGAATCACACGTTGTTTCTGACGCCCGTCGACCATCGTCACGCAGGTTCTGGTGTTTCCAGTGAAAACAGGGCAATGACGATCAGGGCGATGGCTGACCCGAAATCCTCGCGGCATGACTTTGTCAGGCCTGGCCATATCAATCCTCTGCTGGCCAAGGAGGGTGGTGTCTTAAGGCGTTCAGGACACACCGAAGCCACTGTCGATCTGATGAAGATTGCCGGGCTAGAGCCCGTGGGTGTGCTGATCGAAATCCTTAGCGAATCTGGTCAGGGCATGGCCGCACTCCCTGAATTGAGACAACTCGCTGCCAGACACTCGATGCCAATCATTTCAATCGAGCAGATCATCCGCTATCGCCGGTTGCGGGAGCAACTTGTTTCCCGAGAAGCGGAAGTCCCCCTGAACACCAGGGAGTACGGTCAATTCAAAGTGATTGCTTATCGTGTCGAACACGATGATCAACAGCCACTCGCTCTCGTATGGGGAGACTTGGCATCAGCCACAAACCCTCTGGTACGCGTCCACTCCTCCTGCTTTACAGGTGACGTTCTGGACTCTCTTCGCTGCGATTGCGGTGACCAGCTTCATCTGGCGATGAGAATGATCAACAGCGCCGGCGCAGGCGCAGTGATTTATCTGCCGCAGGAAGGGCGTGGAATTGGTCTGACTGCGAAACTGAAAGCCTACATGCTTCAAGATGAAGGCTATGACACTGTCGAAGCCAATCACAAACTCGGCTTCAAATCCGACAGTCGGGATTACATGATCGGCCTGCAGATTCTCAAAGATCTGGGGTTATCAAGCATCCGATTGCTGACAAACAATCCCAAGAAAATGCAGGCCTTTCCCGCCTTCGATCTCGATGTGGTTGAGCAGGTTCCCATTATTGCGCCGGACGATGAAAATCGTCGCCATTATATGGCCACCAAGCGAGACAAAATGGGGCATCTGTTACCTGCCGAAATTGTGGTGCAATCCTCGCCTGACGAGAACGCACCACAATGA
- a CDS encoding carbon storage regulator: MLVLTRKKSESIHLGNDIVIKVVQTGKGAVKIGIEAPAHLRIVRGELAENGSAMLDAAFAAFKANFDAVQQREDHSPKLAEVVEC; the protein is encoded by the coding sequence ATGCTGGTGTTGACACGCAAGAAATCGGAATCAATTCACCTCGGAAACGATATCGTCATTAAGGTGGTTCAGACAGGGAAGGGAGCTGTCAAAATTGGTATTGAAGCTCCCGCGCATCTAAGAATTGTGCGTGGTGAACTGGCGGAGAATGGATCTGCCATGCTGGATGCTGCCTTTGCCGCCTTTAAAGCCAATTTTGATGCGGTACAACAACGGGAAGACCATTCTCCGAAGCTGGCAGAAGTCGTTGAGTGTTGA
- the rpmB gene encoding 50S ribosomal protein L28, translated as MGAQCDLCSKSVTFGNTLQQRGKAKYLGGNGRKTTGISRRVFRPNLQSVNVQVGERSQKMMVCVKCIRSGVVAKKVVRKPFTLPTV; from the coding sequence ATGGGGGCTCAATGTGATCTCTGTAGCAAATCAGTGACTTTCGGCAACACGCTTCAACAGCGTGGCAAGGCGAAGTACCTGGGTGGTAACGGTCGCAAGACCACGGGTATTTCCCGTCGTGTCTTCCGCCCCAATCTGCAATCGGTCAACGTTCAGGTTGGCGAACGCAGTCAGAAAATGATGGTCTGCGTGAAGTGCATCCGCTCAGGCGTTGTGGCCAAGAAAGTTGTCCGCAAGCCATTTACGCTCCCCACAGTTTAG
- the gatC gene encoding Asp-tRNA(Asn)/Glu-tRNA(Gln) amidotransferase subunit GatC — MTEPQQATETSPALPLSDVARIARLARLKLTENELAIYSNQLGKILEFMTILREVDTTGIEPMISAVPCENVFREDIIVESLPRKLALANAPKTDGKSFLVPNILG; from the coding sequence ATGACTGAACCACAACAGGCAACGGAAACCAGCCCTGCTCTTCCACTTTCCGATGTGGCACGAATTGCTCGCCTAGCACGACTAAAGCTCACTGAGAATGAACTCGCGATCTACTCGAATCAACTTGGCAAGATTCTCGAATTCATGACGATCCTTCGAGAAGTGGATACGACCGGCATCGAACCCATGATTTCCGCCGTTCCCTGCGAGAATGTGTTTCGAGAAGATATCATTGTGGAATCTCTTCCCCGAAAGCTGGCTCTCGCGAATGCCCCCAAAACGGATGGCAAGTCATTTCTGGTTCCCAATATTCTTGGCTAA
- the gatA gene encoding Asp-tRNA(Asn)/Glu-tRNA(Gln) amidotransferase subunit GatA yields MTLEAGGSLKTESGTGTSSIGSLFKALNSGTTTSRQIVESCLNAIDQRDGSIGAFLHIDRERALQAAEASDLRRSTGEVRGPLDGLPISIKDAICEAGQPATCASRILKGYVSPYSATVIDRLHAAGAIPLGRVNLDEFAMGSSSENSAYQLTHNPWDLARTPGGSSSGSAASVAARMVPGSLGSDTGGSIRQPASLCGVVGLKPTYGRVSRYGLVAFASSLEQIGPFSLDVFGAAALLQTIAGHDPHDSTCVNTPAEDYLQTLDTPLADLRIGVPKEYFGEGLDPEVQKIVEEALAVYTQHGAKLIPVELPHSKYSVATYYIIAPSEASSNLARFDGIHYGYRSPNFTDLESLYAASRGEGFGPEVKRRIMLGTYALSAGYADKYYVKALQIRRLIRQDFDAAFQQCDLIAGPVTPTPAFKLGELADDPLAMYLSDIYTIAANLAGIPAISIPAGWTASGLPVGLQLQGPVFTESRLLRAARMLEIDRPWIDRLPPAAGG; encoded by the coding sequence GTGACTCTTGAAGCCGGCGGTTCCCTGAAAACAGAAAGTGGCACTGGAACTTCTTCAATTGGATCTCTTTTTAAGGCATTGAATTCGGGAACAACCACGAGCCGCCAGATCGTAGAGTCCTGCCTCAACGCGATCGATCAAAGAGATGGCTCGATTGGAGCCTTCCTGCACATCGACCGTGAACGGGCACTTCAGGCAGCCGAAGCCAGTGATCTTCGGAGATCAACCGGGGAAGTTCGAGGCCCCCTCGATGGTCTTCCCATTTCCATCAAAGATGCCATCTGCGAAGCAGGTCAACCAGCCACGTGTGCCAGCCGGATCCTCAAAGGTTATGTTTCGCCTTACTCAGCAACGGTCATCGATCGCCTGCATGCCGCAGGAGCCATTCCTCTGGGGCGCGTCAATCTCGATGAATTTGCCATGGGATCGTCGAGTGAAAACTCGGCCTATCAATTGACTCATAATCCCTGGGACCTCGCACGCACGCCAGGTGGCTCCAGCAGTGGTTCTGCCGCAAGCGTGGCAGCCCGCATGGTCCCCGGCTCACTGGGGAGTGATACAGGTGGATCGATTCGTCAACCCGCCTCCCTTTGTGGAGTTGTGGGCCTCAAACCGACCTATGGCCGAGTTTCACGTTACGGGCTGGTGGCATTTGCCAGTTCTCTGGAGCAGATTGGCCCCTTCTCACTCGATGTTTTCGGTGCAGCAGCTTTACTGCAGACCATCGCCGGACACGACCCGCACGACTCCACCTGTGTGAACACTCCCGCCGAAGATTATCTGCAAACACTCGATACTCCACTCGCTGATCTCCGGATAGGAGTTCCTAAAGAGTATTTTGGTGAAGGGCTCGACCCCGAGGTTCAGAAAATCGTCGAAGAGGCTTTGGCAGTTTATACACAGCACGGTGCGAAGCTCATTCCAGTCGAGCTTCCCCACAGCAAGTATTCGGTAGCCACTTATTACATTATCGCCCCATCGGAGGCATCGAGTAACCTCGCCCGATTTGATGGCATTCACTATGGCTATCGCAGTCCGAACTTTACCGATCTGGAATCTCTGTATGCGGCCAGTCGGGGGGAAGGCTTTGGTCCTGAAGTAAAACGTCGCATCATGCTGGGAACTTATGCTTTATCAGCCGGATATGCCGACAAATACTACGTCAAAGCCCTGCAGATCCGGCGCTTGATCCGCCAGGATTTTGATGCAGCATTCCAGCAGTGCGATTTGATTGCCGGCCCGGTGACACCCACACCCGCCTTCAAGCTGGGTGAACTGGCAGACGACCCATTGGCCATGTATCTGTCAGACATCTATACCATCGCTGCGAATCTGGCCGGAATCCCGGCAATTTCGATACCTGCCGGTTGGACGGCCAGTGGCCTGCCAGTGGGACTGCAGTTGCAAGGGCCGGTCTTTACCGAAAGCCGCCTCTTGCGTGCCGCCCGAATGCTTGAAATCGACCGCCCCTGGATTGATCGATTACCACCAGCTGCAGGCGGGTAA
- the gatB gene encoding Asp-tRNA(Asn)/Glu-tRNA(Gln) amidotransferase subunit GatB encodes MKYDVIIGLEVHAQLQTKTKIFCGCATDFTPDAPNIRTCPVCLGLPGALPVLNRRAFEMAVKAALGLRCQIAHFTKWDRKQYFYPDLPKGYQISQYDLPFSHSGLMEIPADPEVAGAEGLTRKVRIIRAHLEDDAGKNIHDESGRGSESQVDLNRAGTPLVEIVTEPDLRSPKEARMLLEEIRLLLLYLGVSDCNMQEGNLRCDANINLHLHHDSGKTTKTPIVEIKNLNSFRFLEQACEYEVSRQLKTYGQLEEIADRTKRTFGYDPQRGVTIEQRSKEEAADYRYFPDPDLVPVIVTADQIRLWQADLPERPQDRRQRYQTELGLSPYDAGVIIEQGRAFADFFEQIVAHGAEPKQASNWITQEIQRILNERKCSIGEFPVSAELVGTILRKVSDKQLTLKAAREALDALVSYSEENTVSQETLDKVIQERGLAIVQNDELVLNIIQQVIQKNPKPVADYLGGKQAAAGSLLGQVMREARGADPQLVKSLVTQALDALKSGNS; translated from the coding sequence ATGAAATACGATGTCATTATCGGTCTTGAAGTTCACGCTCAGCTTCAGACGAAGACCAAAATCTTCTGTGGTTGTGCGACCGACTTTACACCAGATGCGCCGAATATCCGCACCTGTCCTGTCTGTCTGGGGCTTCCGGGCGCCTTGCCGGTGTTGAACAGACGGGCGTTCGAAATGGCCGTCAAGGCGGCCCTGGGTCTCCGCTGCCAGATCGCCCATTTCACCAAATGGGATCGCAAACAGTATTTCTATCCCGATCTGCCCAAAGGCTATCAGATCAGCCAGTACGATTTGCCATTCAGTCATTCGGGTCTAATGGAGATTCCCGCAGATCCGGAAGTGGCCGGCGCGGAAGGCTTGACTCGTAAAGTGCGCATCATCCGGGCTCACCTGGAAGATGATGCAGGCAAGAACATTCATGATGAATCGGGCCGGGGATCAGAGAGTCAGGTGGACTTGAACCGCGCAGGAACACCCTTGGTCGAGATTGTCACTGAACCCGATCTTCGATCGCCCAAAGAAGCTCGCATGCTGCTGGAAGAAATCCGGCTGCTACTGCTCTACTTAGGTGTTTCCGACTGCAATATGCAGGAAGGAAATCTGCGCTGCGATGCGAATATCAACCTGCATCTTCACCATGATTCGGGCAAAACTACCAAAACCCCGATTGTCGAAATCAAGAATCTCAACAGCTTTCGCTTTCTCGAGCAGGCCTGTGAGTACGAAGTTTCCCGACAACTGAAAACTTATGGCCAACTTGAGGAGATCGCCGATCGTACCAAACGAACCTTTGGCTATGATCCACAGCGCGGCGTCACCATTGAACAGCGCAGCAAAGAAGAAGCCGCTGACTACCGCTACTTTCCGGATCCTGATCTGGTTCCAGTGATTGTGACTGCAGATCAGATCCGATTGTGGCAAGCCGATCTCCCGGAGCGTCCACAGGATCGCCGTCAACGCTATCAGACGGAATTGGGATTGAGCCCGTATGACGCCGGCGTGATCATCGAACAAGGGCGTGCTTTCGCCGATTTCTTTGAACAGATTGTCGCGCATGGGGCTGAACCCAAACAAGCCTCCAACTGGATCACTCAGGAGATCCAGCGCATTCTCAATGAACGCAAATGCTCAATCGGGGAATTCCCGGTATCCGCTGAACTGGTGGGGACGATCCTGAGGAAAGTGAGCGACAAGCAACTCACACTTAAGGCGGCTCGGGAAGCTCTTGACGCTCTGGTTTCATACAGCGAAGAAAACACGGTCAGCCAGGAAACACTCGATAAAGTCATCCAGGAGCGTGGGCTGGCCATTGTTCAGAATGATGAGTTGGTCCTGAACATTATTCAGCAGGTCATTCAAAAGAACCCCAAACCTGTGGCTGATTATCTCGGCGGTAAACAGGCTGCCGCAGGTTCACTCCTGGGCCAGGTGATGCGCGAAGCCCGGGGTGCTGATCCTCAATTAGTGAAGAGTCTGGTCACACAGGCTCTCGACGCCCTGAAAAGCGGAAATTCCTGA
- a CDS encoding 3-keto-disaccharide hydrolase: MTTPSKGDEAKSASNISQGAGIQEPSQLPQPQQPPVPPSTGAAAITADSPQRQLLSVSDIKKNWLIFSVEKTGRDDVWKVQKAATEEDSELICLGKPFGYLQSPEKFADFDLGFEWKYPDDPNGNSGLLVYTDKEERIWPDSIQIQLHAPAAGSIFPAGAATSNTTINVKGLSRPLGEWNSLQVSSRSGRLTVVVNGTRVGEVLATDQTSGRLALQSEGAVVHFRRFWLNPAPRENSVTPEKSVSVEKSVTLETDKPPTKVDSDPVGSSEPKPPAANPQS, encoded by the coding sequence GTGACCACCCCTTCCAAGGGGGATGAAGCCAAATCAGCATCGAATATCAGTCAAGGTGCAGGGATTCAGGAACCCAGTCAATTACCTCAACCCCAGCAGCCTCCCGTTCCTCCATCAACTGGAGCGGCTGCGATCACGGCGGACTCACCACAAAGGCAATTACTTTCTGTCTCGGACATCAAGAAAAACTGGCTGATTTTTTCCGTTGAAAAAACAGGTCGAGACGATGTCTGGAAAGTTCAGAAAGCCGCTACCGAGGAAGATTCGGAACTCATTTGTCTGGGTAAACCTTTTGGATATCTTCAGTCACCCGAGAAATTCGCTGACTTTGACCTGGGGTTTGAGTGGAAGTATCCCGACGACCCGAATGGGAACAGTGGCCTGTTGGTCTACACCGACAAGGAAGAGAGAATCTGGCCGGACTCCATTCAGATCCAGTTGCATGCCCCCGCAGCCGGAAGCATCTTCCCGGCTGGAGCCGCGACTTCGAATACCACGATCAACGTCAAAGGTCTCTCCCGCCCTCTCGGAGAGTGGAATTCTTTACAAGTGAGCAGTCGGAGTGGCCGCCTGACTGTCGTTGTGAATGGAACTCGAGTCGGGGAAGTTCTGGCAACAGATCAAACCAGTGGCCGACTCGCTCTCCAGAGCGAAGGGGCCGTCGTGCATTTTCGCCGCTTCTGGCTGAATCCTGCCCCCAGAGAGAATTCTGTCACTCCGGAGAAGTCTGTGTCTGTGGAAAAGTCTGTGACTTTAGAGACTGACAAACCACCGACGAAAGTTGATTCGGATCCTGTCGGTTCGTCTGAACCCAAGCCTCCAGCAGCGAACCCACAATCCTGA
- the acnA gene encoding aconitate hydratase AcnA has protein sequence MAAADPFHSICQIRTTSGEYNIASLPALEKAGLAKLSELPFSIRVLLEACLRKVDEFVVTSEHVRQVAGWNAAAPAQIEIPFFPGRVVLQDFTGVPAVVDLAALRSAMQRMSKDPRKINPLVQCDLVIDHSVQVDYFGTEQSLQQNIDLEFERNLERYQLLRWAQQAFSNFGVVPPATGIVHQVNLEYLAKGVLTEDGFAFPDSLVGTDSHTTMINGLGVVGWGVGGIEAEAVMLGQPIYMLMPEVVGFKLTGKLPEGATATDLVLTVTQMLRKHGVVGKFVEFFGTGLSSMSLADRATIANMAPEYGATIGFFPVDAETLRYMRRTGRTDAEVELVETYYKAQGLFRTDETPDPKFTSTLSLDLSTVVPSMAGPKRPQDRVLLTDMKSQWHSDLAKAFGKTEPAQPVKVGHNGSSYEISDGAVVIAAITSCTNTSNPSVMIGAGLLARNAVKKGLTRKPWVKTSLAPGSRVVTDYLAKTGLDQPLDQLGFNTVGYGCTTCIGNSGPLPDEVSKAIRDGNLVAAAVLSGNRNFEGRINADVKANYLASPPLVVAYAIAGTTDIDLTKDPIGTGSSGEAVYLKDIWPSSKEIEAAIEAAITPDVFQREYGAATKGPEEWQKIGGASGDLYQWDTKSTYVQEPPFFVDMPATPSPITSIHNARCLLSVGDSVTTDHISPAGNIKATSPAGLFLQSEGVKPIDFNSYGARRGNDRVMTRGTFANIRLKNLLCPGTEGGVTVHFGTGEQMSVYDASIKYKAEGTPLVVLAGAEYGTGSSRDWAAKGTYLLGIKVVIATSFERIHRSNLVGMGVLPLQFREGESREHLGLDGTEVFDVQLDDSLKPLQPVEVMAHKADGTMISFVCTCRIDTPVEVEYYRNGGILHKVLRQLAAE, from the coding sequence ATGGCTGCTGCCGATCCGTTTCATTCAATCTGTCAAATCCGTACAACATCTGGCGAATACAACATCGCCAGCCTCCCAGCCCTGGAAAAGGCGGGCCTGGCGAAGCTGAGTGAACTTCCCTTCTCGATCCGTGTGCTGCTGGAAGCATGCCTTCGTAAGGTCGATGAGTTTGTTGTCACAAGCGAGCATGTGCGTCAAGTGGCCGGCTGGAATGCAGCGGCACCTGCACAGATCGAAATTCCATTCTTCCCAGGTCGAGTGGTCTTGCAAGACTTTACCGGGGTTCCAGCGGTTGTCGATCTGGCGGCGCTGCGCTCTGCCATGCAGCGGATGTCCAAAGATCCCCGCAAAATCAATCCGCTGGTGCAGTGCGATCTGGTTATCGATCACTCAGTTCAGGTCGATTACTTTGGCACCGAACAGTCTCTGCAGCAGAACATTGATCTTGAGTTCGAACGCAATCTGGAACGATACCAATTGCTGCGCTGGGCTCAGCAGGCCTTCAGCAATTTTGGCGTGGTTCCACCAGCGACCGGCATTGTCCATCAGGTCAACCTGGAATATCTCGCCAAAGGTGTGCTCACAGAAGACGGCTTTGCCTTCCCTGACAGCCTCGTAGGCACCGACAGCCACACGACGATGATCAACGGCCTGGGTGTCGTGGGCTGGGGTGTTGGTGGTATTGAGGCAGAAGCCGTCATGCTCGGGCAGCCGATCTACATGCTAATGCCTGAAGTCGTCGGCTTTAAGCTGACGGGCAAGCTTCCCGAAGGTGCAACAGCGACAGACCTCGTTCTGACCGTCACACAAATGCTGCGTAAGCATGGCGTGGTTGGGAAGTTTGTCGAGTTCTTTGGCACCGGGCTTTCGAGCATGTCATTGGCCGACCGGGCAACGATTGCCAACATGGCCCCTGAGTATGGCGCCACGATTGGCTTCTTCCCTGTTGACGCTGAAACTCTGCGTTACATGCGGCGCACTGGTCGCACAGATGCTGAAGTCGAGCTGGTTGAAACTTACTACAAGGCTCAGGGTCTCTTCCGTACGGATGAAACACCGGATCCCAAATTCACAAGCACGTTGTCGCTCGATCTTTCGACGGTCGTTCCCTCAATGGCTGGCCCCAAGCGTCCTCAGGATCGTGTCCTGCTGACGGACATGAAGTCGCAGTGGCACAGCGATCTGGCCAAGGCCTTTGGAAAGACTGAACCGGCTCAACCAGTAAAGGTTGGTCACAATGGCTCGTCATACGAAATCAGTGATGGCGCCGTGGTGATTGCGGCGATTACCAGTTGCACCAACACCAGCAATCCATCAGTGATGATTGGCGCGGGCCTGCTTGCCCGTAATGCGGTCAAGAAGGGGCTGACGAGAAAGCCATGGGTGAAAACCAGTCTGGCTCCAGGCAGCCGGGTGGTGACTGACTATCTGGCCAAGACCGGGCTGGATCAGCCACTGGATCAACTGGGCTTCAATACTGTGGGCTACGGCTGTACCACATGTATTGGAAACAGCGGACCATTGCCAGACGAAGTTTCCAAGGCGATTCGAGATGGAAATCTGGTCGCTGCAGCTGTTCTTTCGGGGAACCGAAACTTCGAGGGTCGAATCAATGCCGACGTCAAAGCAAACTACCTCGCCAGCCCGCCGCTGGTGGTCGCTTATGCCATCGCTGGAACGACCGATATCGATCTGACCAAAGATCCCATTGGGACAGGCTCATCGGGAGAAGCGGTTTACCTGAAGGATATTTGGCCTTCCTCCAAAGAAATCGAAGCTGCCATCGAAGCGGCCATCACTCCCGATGTCTTCCAGCGCGAGTATGGAGCAGCGACCAAGGGCCCGGAAGAATGGCAGAAGATTGGTGGCGCCAGTGGCGACTTGTACCAGTGGGATACGAAAAGCACTTACGTGCAGGAACCTCCCTTCTTTGTCGATATGCCGGCAACGCCATCGCCAATCACATCGATCCATAATGCCCGCTGTCTTCTCTCAGTCGGTGACTCTGTCACGACCGATCACATCAGCCCTGCTGGTAACATCAAGGCCACCTCTCCTGCAGGTCTGTTCCTGCAGTCAGAAGGCGTCAAGCCCATCGACTTTAATAGCTATGGTGCGAGACGTGGCAATGATCGCGTCATGACTCGCGGGACATTTGCCAACATTCGCCTCAAGAACCTGCTCTGCCCCGGGACTGAAGGCGGTGTGACCGTTCACTTTGGTACCGGCGAACAGATGTCCGTCTACGATGCCTCGATTAAGTATAAGGCTGAAGGAACACCTCTGGTGGTCCTCGCTGGAGCCGAATACGGAACTGGTTCATCTCGCGACTGGGCAGCCAAGGGGACTTACCTTCTGGGTATCAAGGTCGTAATCGCCACCTCATTTGAACGTATTCACCGCTCGAACCTGGTCGGAATGGGTGTATTGCCCCTGCAATTCCGCGAAGGAGAATCGAGAGAACACCTGGGACTGGATGGAACCGAAGTTTTCGATGTTCAACTCGATGATTCGCTCAAGCCACTGCAACCCGTGGAGGTGATGGCCCACAAGGCAGACGGCACCATGATCTCGTTCGTCTGCACCTGCCGAATCGATACGCCTGTGGAAGTGGAGTATTACCGCAATGGCGGAATTCTCCATAAGGTCTTGAGGCAGCTGGCAGCCGAGTAA
- the hemG gene encoding protoporphyrinogen oxidase, whose amino-acid sequence MNAPGGSGQGGFQGGSPGRSSSPLRIAIVGGGLSGLAAAHRLVEIAAEQNRRFEITLFESQSRLGGLVGTESIAGYQIDLGGDSFITDKPAALNLCLRLGLKDSLIGMSKNFRGAYILRGKKLCLVPEGVNLMTPSKALPILTTSLLSVPGKLRMLGERFVPPRQDESDESLEAFVVRRFGREAFDRLVQPLVSGIYTADPSKLSIQAALPRFPADEKQYGSLIRAATVRALQKRGSPQQQATGARYGLFLGLKGGMQELVDWLLSRIVGQISLRLSTEVTRVEHKTQNEKAAHQSEVVLHTKGRRPETFDTVILALPAWKSAEVLATDQASLSQELSRIEFASSAIVVTGHQESQIKKPLGAFGLVIPRVERRKILAVSFSHRKFPDRVPPGCALLRTFVGGALQPELCELDDQQLQKLVHQELQEILGVEGEPVVSRIVRYPRAMPQFHLGHRELVARIRGQLSLTPRIVLAGNSYDGVGIPDTIASGEQAAERIANFDIKTESPQR is encoded by the coding sequence ATGAATGCTCCTGGTGGATCTGGTCAGGGCGGGTTTCAAGGTGGTTCTCCCGGAAGATCTTCTTCGCCCTTGCGCATTGCTATTGTGGGTGGTGGCCTGAGTGGGCTGGCCGCTGCACATCGCCTGGTCGAAATTGCTGCCGAGCAGAACCGACGATTTGAGATCACGTTGTTTGAATCGCAATCTCGGCTGGGTGGGCTCGTTGGGACTGAATCAATTGCCGGGTATCAGATTGATCTGGGGGGCGATTCCTTCATCACTGATAAACCAGCAGCATTGAATCTTTGCCTTCGCCTCGGGCTGAAAGATTCTCTGATTGGTATGAGTAAAAACTTTCGAGGGGCCTACATTCTTCGTGGCAAGAAGTTATGCCTTGTGCCAGAAGGGGTCAACCTGATGACTCCTTCCAAGGCTTTGCCAATCCTGACGACATCCCTGTTATCAGTCCCAGGCAAACTGCGCATGCTCGGTGAGCGTTTTGTTCCACCCAGGCAAGACGAGAGCGATGAGTCGCTGGAAGCGTTCGTTGTACGAAGATTTGGCCGGGAAGCTTTTGACCGACTGGTACAACCTCTGGTGAGCGGTATTTATACGGCCGACCCGTCTAAGCTCAGTATTCAAGCGGCACTTCCTCGTTTTCCTGCAGATGAAAAACAATATGGCAGTCTGATTCGTGCAGCGACAGTTCGTGCATTGCAGAAGCGGGGCTCTCCCCAACAGCAGGCCACAGGAGCACGCTATGGATTGTTTCTCGGCTTAAAAGGTGGCATGCAGGAACTGGTGGACTGGTTACTTTCAAGAATCGTCGGCCAGATTTCCTTAAGACTGAGTACCGAAGTCACTCGAGTCGAACATAAAACTCAAAACGAAAAAGCTGCTCATCAAAGTGAGGTCGTACTGCATACAAAGGGGCGACGACCAGAAACCTTCGACACGGTGATCCTGGCTCTCCCTGCCTGGAAATCGGCAGAAGTTCTGGCCACAGATCAGGCGAGTCTTTCCCAGGAGCTTTCCCGAATTGAATTCGCTTCGAGTGCGATCGTTGTCACTGGGCATCAGGAATCGCAGATCAAAAAGCCACTGGGAGCTTTCGGTTTAGTGATTCCACGGGTCGAACGTCGCAAAATTCTGGCGGTGTCATTTTCGCATCGGAAGTTCCCCGATCGAGTCCCACCGGGTTGTGCATTGTTGCGAACGTTTGTCGGCGGAGCGCTACAGCCAGAGCTGTGCGAACTGGACGATCAACAGTTGCAGAAACTCGTGCATCAGGAGTTGCAGGAGATATTAGGAGTTGAAGGAGAACCGGTGGTTTCGCGTATCGTGCGATATCCACGGGCGATGCCGCAATTTCATCTGGGCCATCGGGAACTCGTCGCGAGGATTCGCGGACAGCTTTCACTGACACCTCGAATTGTGCTGGCCGGCAACTCTTACGATGGTGTGGGAATTCCCGATACCATTGCCAGTGGCGAACAGGCCGCCGAACGTATCGCAAACTTCGACATAAAGACAGAAAGCCCCCAGCGGTAA